TGATGCTATGTTCCCCGCCTCGCTCGACGACCCGGACACGCGGGCCGCCCTCTTCGTCGCCGAACAACTCCCCCCGTTGCGCCGGAATGATGACGTCTTCAAGGCGCGCGATGGCCGCATCGGCGGAGACGACCAGGCGCATCCCGTCTTCCTGGTGGTAGACGCGCGGCAAGTCGATGCCGGTGCGGTAATCGTAGGTCACGGGCTGGGTCAGCGCGTAGGCAAGGCCGGCCAGGGCGACGACGGCTCCGACACCGAGCATGACCGGGAACCGCCGCACGAGGACATCCCAGAGATCGTAGAGGCTGATTTCATCGTCGTGATGACGGGAAGGACCGAAATCGGCGTCGCGGTCACGGGAGGGGGTCGAGGGGTATTGATCGGACATTTAAGGAGGCGCCGTCGTTGTTGAGCAAGTCTGCGGACACGCTACCGCCTGAGGTGGTGCTCCCCAAGCGCTGGCGTACCGATCGTTTGATTAGGTGTCGGCCTGCGTCTGTGATGTCAGCGCGGGCGTATCCCCTTCTTATAGTCTGCAAGATCAGCCTGTAACTGGACGATCTCACGCCCAAGCTGATCACGCTGCGCCTCCTTGCGTTGAATGAACACCGCGGCCAGTTCCAACTGCTCGGCCTGCCCGAGTGGGCTGATGTCGTAGCGTTGCCGCCGGCCTTCTCCCGCTTCCGAGACGTCGACCAGCCCGCGCTGGATCAGCGCGCGCAGGGCCTGGTTGATGCGGCCGACGCTCACACCAATGGTCTCGGACAATGCACGCTGGTTGGTCTCGGGGCTCGTCTGCAGAGCCTTGAGCAGCGCGTAGCGGAGTTCCTCCGGTGGCACAGTGCTCCTTCCATGTTCAGCGATTGAACATCGCCTGACGCCGGGAATTGAAGCCCACGCCTCCGCCAATTGCAAGCCGCGTGATGCGGAGGTGTGAAACGGTCGCGGTTCCTCGCGGAACGCGCCAGGATAGTTGCGCGGAAGGTGCGGGGCGTCAACATGTCGATTTTTGGCGACGGGGAGATGGATGGTGGACGTGAACGTCCACCCTACGGGTTGTTCTGGCGCCCGCCGTGGGGAGTGGCGGTTAGTCCGCCACGTCCGGTTCGGTTTCTGTGTCGGCGCCCTCGCCGTCCGGGCGGGTGTCGTCCAGGTCGGCGCTCCGGGGGAGCCGGGCCGGGAGGCGGCCGAGGTTGTTGAGCGAGGCCAGGTGGGCGTAGATCCAGCCCATGTAGCCCTCACGCAGCAGTTCGCCCACTTTGCCGTCTGCCAGCTTGCGCAGGCGGTCTTCATCCACCACGCGGAAGCCGCGCAGGGCAAACCGGGCGCCGGCGGGGGTGGTGACTTCCAGGTCCCGCTCGATGAGCAGCTCCAGTTCGTTCAGGCGCTCGACGAAGGTGGCGGTCTGCAGCATCTCGGCGCGGTAGCGCTGCAGGAAGTCGATGATGCGGTTGAGAAACGGGGTGTACTCCCCGTTCTCGTCGAACAGCGCTTCGCCGTCGTCGGTGTTGAACGCGGGGTAGCTCTCGTCGAAGCACACGGTGAAGCTGTCGCGCTCGTCGCCCTTGGCGAGCACGAAGGGATAGCGCCGCACGAAGGCCGGCACGTAGGTGTTGGCCGCCCAGGCGCCGTTATCGGCGATGAACAGGTTCTCGCTCTCGCGCAGCCCCAGCAGGGCCACGGGGCCGCCATCGGCGCCGCCGGCGAAGATCACCGGGTAGTCGCGGCAGGCCTGGAAGAACTCGGTGGCGGCCAGGGGCACGTAGTGGGTCTCAGCGGCAAAGTTGGCCTCACCGTCGGCGGACTTGAGCCGCAGGTCCCGGTGCTTGTCCTTGTTCAGGGGGGCGATACGGTTGTAAAGCAGCATGGCAGCCTCTCGATGATCTGTGGTGATACTCAGCCACCGGCCCAGCTGGCGGAGATGGTGGCCTCAATGCGGAAGGAGTCCTGGTCGGCCTCGACGTCGCGCATGGGCACGCCCACGGCGATCTCGGCGCTCAGCCAGGACGGCCCCTGCCAGCCCAGGCCGATACCGCCACTGAAGGCGGCCTCGCGGCTGGGGCTGGTGTCGTTGATGTAGCCGTGATCCAGGAAGGCATACGGCGCCAGCCGCTGGAAGCCCAGGTAGCGGGCCTCGGCGTTGACGTAATACCCGCGGGCGCCGGCAAGCGCGCCCTCGGCGTAGCCCCGCACGCTGTTGGGGCCGCCCACCTGGAACAGCAGCGGCGACGGCACGGCGTCGTCACGGCTCCACTGCCAGGCGCCGCGCAGGGTGAGCAGGGTCTCGTCCCGCGCCACGGCGTTGAAGCTGGCGGCGCCATCCAGGAACCAGTAGCTGGTCTTGCTGCCCTGGATGTCTTCCACCTGGGCGTACTTGGCACCGTGGCGCATGGTCCACTGGCTGCCGGGCTGAAATCCGGAGAACCGCAGTGCGGCGACGACACGGTCGGTGGTGAACTCGCTGAGCGGCTGCCCTTCGATTGTGGTCTCGGAATCGCTGCGGCTGGCACGCAGCGAGAGGTCGCGCCACAGGGCGTCGCTGCGCAGCAGGGGCTGGTCGAACGTGAGCTGGGTGATGGTGGAGTCCCCTTCCACGTCCAGTTCGCTGAACGGCCCCTCGATAATCTCGATCTCCCCCCGGGTATGACGCACTTCCACCCGGCCGCCGCGGCGGTTCACCGGCATCTGGTAGGCCACGGACGCGTTCTCGGCACCCTCGGACCGGAGCGCCAGCACGCTGAGCCGGTCGCCGAAGCCGAGGGGGCTGAACATGCCCAGGTTGACCCCTGCCCGGTACTCGCCGGTGGTCTCCGAGCCGTGGTTGTCGGCGAACGCCTGGGCGGTGTAGCGCGGCGGCTCCTGCACCTGGAGCAGGATGTCGGTCTCGCCCGCCGCCTGACCGGCACGCAGGGACGCACCCGCGCGGATGTCCTCGGTGCGGTTGAGCCGGGTGATGGACTCCCGCAGGGCAATCACGTCCACCACTTCGCCGCGCTCCAGGGGGGCGATGCGGTTGCGCACGTAGGACTCGCTCACGCGCTGCTGCCCGGCCGTGTCCACTTCGCCGACCCGCCCTTCCACGAGCTCGACACGCAGCACGCCATCTTCAATGCGCTGGGGCGGGATGATGGCCCGGGCGGTAACGATGCCCTCGGTGGCGTAGATATTGTTGATCCAGCCGATCATGCGGTTGAGGGCGGCGAAATCCACCAGCCGGTCGGTATAGCTGTCGGCGATGCGCTGGAGCCGCTCCGGCGGGATGAACAGCGACTCGCTGAACTCGATGGCCTGGAGCACGAACAGGTCGTCGGTCTCGGGCAGGTCGCCGTCACCGCTGGGGTCAGCGCCGGTGATGACGGGATCGTCGTCGGGGCGCTCCTGCTCCCGCCGACGCTCCTCGCGCCGGTCCAGCTCCTGTTGCAACCCTTCCTGCAGGAACCCTGCATCGGGAGCACCGATCCCCTGCTGACCATGGACCGGGGCCACGCCACCGAGTACCGCCACGAGCACGCCGGGCAGCACGGCGCGGCGCAGCGGCAGGCGCCGCGCTGTTGCCTTCAGTGCCCCCATCAGTTGCCGCTCCGCGCCTGATCCACGCCGGTGAGATCCAGGCCCGGCGGCAGGATGTCAGCGGTATCGTCGTCGTCATCACTGCTGCCGCCCTCTTCGGAGACGGCATCCTCGGTGCCCAGGTTGAGGGCGGCCACGCCCTGCTCCTCGGCCTGGATGGCGTCCAGCACGGCCACCGTGGGCTCCATTCCGGTGCGGATGGCCGCCTCGGTCACGGCGGAGCCGAGCGTGCGGCCGATGCCGCGGTTGGAGTCGCTCTCGATGCTGCGGCCGTCCACGTCGCGCCCGACCACCCGGTTATCCGTGAGGTTGGGCGAGGTCACGGCGAAGCCGGGGCGGAAGTAGCCCACGTAGGCGTCGCTGAAGGCCCACGGGCCGCTCGCGATCAGGCTGAAGTCGTTATCCGGCTCGTACAGCTGCACGTCCACCGGCTGAATCGCGGGCGAGGTGTTGTTCATCATGAGGTCCACGTCCGCCGTCTCCAGCACGAACATCTCGCCGATGCGGCCCTGGTCGAACTGCAGGTGCCGGCTGGTGGTGCGCACCTCCGCCCGCTCCGCCCGGAACTGGTCGCCGATGAGGCCAGCGTCGCCGTCGATGGTCAGGGCCACGTCCCGCGCAAGGGCGCCGTTGGCGCCGATCACTTCGAAAGCCATCAGGTCGGCACCGCTCTGGGTGATGTCGGCAAGGATATCGCGCCCGGTGAAGCGGGCCGCCGCTGTGGTCTCCATGGCAATGGCGCCGCCGTCGTTGGCGAGGAGGTCATTGCCGGCGCGGAGGTCGACCGCATGGGCCTGCACGTGGTCGATGCGCACGTCGCGGTCGGCCAGGTCGCCGGACGGGTTCGGGGCGCCGGCGATCATCGTCAGGGCATCGCTGGCCGAGGCACGCTCGCCGGTGACGTCGTCCGCCGCCCGGGCATCGATGGCGCCGCCTGCCACCAGGGCGTCGAAGCCCAGCGCCCCACGGCTGTCGATGGCCTGATCGCCGTCGGAGACAACGGTCACCACGTGGATGTCGTCGAGGGCGTCCAGGCCCACGTCGCCGGCCACGTTGATGGCGCGCATGTCGAGGGTATCGCCGGCCTGCAGGTGGCTGTCGCGGCCGGCGGTGAGGTCGTTGCCTGCCAGCGCGCCGCCGGCGTCCAGGGTGACGCCCTCGCCCGCCGCGATGTTGCCGCCGTAGGTCATCGTGCCGCCGGACACGGCATCGACGCTGCCGCCGGCGGTAACGTCGCCGCCGATGCTCTGGGTGGTGCCTGCACGGGCGCGGACGTCGCCGCCGGCGTCGATGTACTCGTCGATGTTGACGAACTCGTCGGCTT
This portion of the Aquisalimonas asiatica genome encodes:
- a CDS encoding winged helix-turn-helix transcriptional regulator; amino-acid sequence: MPPEELRYALLKALQTSPETNQRALSETIGVSVGRINQALRALIQRGLVDVSEAGEGRRQRYDISPLGQAEQLELAAVFIQRKEAQRDQLGREIVQLQADLADYKKGIRPR
- a CDS encoding SapC family protein, which codes for MLLYNRIAPLNKDKHRDLRLKSADGEANFAAETHYVPLAATEFFQACRDYPVIFAGGADGGPVALLGLRESENLFIADNGAWAANTYVPAFVRRYPFVLAKGDERDSFTVCFDESYPAFNTDDGEALFDENGEYTPFLNRIIDFLQRYRAEMLQTATFVERLNELELLIERDLEVTTPAGARFALRGFRVVDEDRLRKLADGKVGELLREGYMGWIYAHLASLNNLGRLPARLPRSADLDDTRPDGEGADTETEPDVAD
- a CDS encoding ShlB/FhaC/HecB family hemolysin secretion/activation protein, whose protein sequence is MGALKATARRLPLRRAVLPGVLVAVLGGVAPVHGQQGIGAPDAGFLQEGLQQELDRREERRREQERPDDDPVITGADPSGDGDLPETDDLFVLQAIEFSESLFIPPERLQRIADSYTDRLVDFAALNRMIGWINNIYATEGIVTARAIIPPQRIEDGVLRVELVEGRVGEVDTAGQQRVSESYVRNRIAPLERGEVVDVIALRESITRLNRTEDIRAGASLRAGQAAGETDILLQVQEPPRYTAQAFADNHGSETTGEYRAGVNLGMFSPLGFGDRLSVLALRSEGAENASVAYQMPVNRRGGRVEVRHTRGEIEIIEGPFSELDVEGDSTITQLTFDQPLLRSDALWRDLSLRASRSDSETTIEGQPLSEFTTDRVVAALRFSGFQPGSQWTMRHGAKYAQVEDIQGSKTSYWFLDGAASFNAVARDETLLTLRGAWQWSRDDAVPSPLLFQVGGPNSVRGYAEGALAGARGYYVNAEARYLGFQRLAPYAFLDHGYINDTSPSREAAFSGGIGLGWQGPSWLSAEIAVGVPMRDVEADQDSFRIEATISASWAGG